DNA from Agarilytica rhodophyticola:
AATTAAAGTGGCTAAGTCTGCTTGGGAAAAGCAAGGCTATTTTCAGCTGCGAAAACAAATCTTTTCCCAAGAGCAAAAGCTACTGCCTAACAATGAAAAGGATGCAGAAGATTTCCGCGCAATAGCGATTATCGCTCTTGCTAACGCCTGGAGTATTGGTGATGACATTGTAGGTGCAGTACGAATTTTTCAAAGCCAACATGAAGTCAACACTTGGTATGGCGGTCGCTTGTGTGTTAACCAAACCTATCGTCGACATTTGGGTATCGGTAAAGCTTTAATAAACGAAGCCGTATCGCTGGCAAAAGATCAGGGTTGTGAAAACTTTTTAGCAAATGTTCAAGTTCAAAATGAAAAATACTTTCAACAACTTTATTGGCAGTCTATCGAGTCCTGTGATATTGCCGGTCATCCTCATATACTAATGAAAGCTCAAATGGATAAATATCCCATTATGTCGAGGGATACAGTATGAGTAAATACGGCCATTGCCATAGCTCGTACCATGACGAGCATAGCTTTCTTACGAGTTTATGTGAACAGCTGCGCGGGCTGCCAGAAATTGAAAGTAAACGCAAAATCCGCCACGCGGCAAACTTTATATCACATGATAAATGCAGCAAAGACGACAAATATGCCATGCCTGGAGATGATTGTGCAGCCATAAAGAGTGGTAATGGTTATCAACTTTTGGCCATGGAAGGGATGTTACAAAAATTTGTACAAGGCGATCCGCGAGCAGCAGCCTGGTCTTCAGTAATGGTAAATATTAGTGATATTGCGGCAATGGGAGGAAGACCTACAGCTATCGTTAACGCACTGTGGCATGACGATGATGGCAAAAGTGCAGAAATACTTTTTCACATCAAACGCGCCTGTGATGCATTTGGAATTTATTTTGCTGGGGGACATTCAAGTATTGCTGCGAATACATCTCCCAACCTAGGCGTTGGTATTTTAGGTTTCGCACATACCCTTCTCTCTTGTCATCACATAAAACCAGGCCAACAGCTATTTCTATTAACAGACCTTAATGGTAGCTGGCATGGTGACTTACCCTACTGGGGATGCGTAGCAGGTAAAAGCAACCAACAGCTGCGCGAACAATGGCATATTCCTGCTTCCCTCGCTGAAAAAAACTTAGCTGTTGCAGCGAAAGATATTAGTAACGGCGGATTGTTGGGAACACTTATCATGATGTTAGAACTCACCGGCTGCGGAGCCAATATTAATATCGAAAAAATTCCCACACCCAGCGACGGTGATATTTTTAGATGGCTAAGAGCGTTTCAAAGCTATGGTTTTTTACTGGCGGTGGAACCTGAACAACACCATGCGCTATTAGAATTTTTTAAAAATACAGCACTTACTTGTGTTGCAATTGGCGAGATGAATAACACCGCAAAAATTAGCCTACACATGCAACAAGCATCAGAAGTTTTTTGGAATATAAAAAATGACCCTTTAACTCATATGGGAGACTCTTATGCCAGCAGTGCACTTTAATGTAGCATGGCCTGATGGAATATCGAATCGATATTACTCACCTTCAACTGTTATTTTCCAATACTTAAATGAAGGTCAGGCTTACTCCATCGAAGAATTTTCTGAAAAAGTAATCGCAGCTCTTGAGAACGCTTCTATTCGCGTCGAAAAGAAATATGGCTACGCTTGTTCTGCCGCTGCAGATGAAGCATCAAAAATTAAGCAAAAAATACATCAATTAAAAACAATGAACGTGCAAGGTAATGTCACATTCAAGAACTATTCCTAGCCGGAGAAAACATGAGCGTCGTTAATTCTATTTTATCAGCTAATAAAACCGCAACACATCACTCAGTGATTATTATAGGTGCAGGCCAAGCAGGCATGTCGATGAGTTATCATCTGAAACAGAAAAATATCGACCATATTCTACTGGAA
Protein-coding regions in this window:
- a CDS encoding sll0787 family AIR synthase-like protein — translated: MSKYGHCHSSYHDEHSFLTSLCEQLRGLPEIESKRKIRHAANFISHDKCSKDDKYAMPGDDCAAIKSGNGYQLLAMEGMLQKFVQGDPRAAAWSSVMVNISDIAAMGGRPTAIVNALWHDDDGKSAEILFHIKRACDAFGIYFAGGHSSIAANTSPNLGVGILGFAHTLLSCHHIKPGQQLFLLTDLNGSWHGDLPYWGCVAGKSNQQLREQWHIPASLAEKNLAVAAKDISNGGLLGTLIMMLELTGCGANINIEKIPTPSDGDIFRWLRAFQSYGFLLAVEPEQHHALLEFFKNTALTCVAIGEMNNTAKISLHMQQASEVFWNIKNDPLTHMGDSYASSAL
- a CDS encoding MSMEG_0567/Sll0786 family nitrogen starvation N-acetyltransferase; this translates as MATQNYALIDDVFTPFKSAHLKIKVAKSAWEKQGYFQLRKQIFSQEQKLLPNNEKDAEDFRAIAIIALANAWSIGDDIVGAVRIFQSQHEVNTWYGGRLCVNQTYRRHLGIGKALINEAVSLAKDQGCENFLANVQVQNEKYFQQLYWQSIESCDIAGHPHILMKAQMDKYPIMSRDTV
- a CDS encoding MSMEG_0570 family nitrogen starvation response protein, whose protein sequence is MPAVHFNVAWPDGISNRYYSPSTVIFQYLNEGQAYSIEEFSEKVIAALENASIRVEKKYGYACSAAADEASKIKQKIHQLKTMNVQGNVTFKNYS